The DNA sequence ATTTGAGATTCTGCTTGATTGTTAACTGTCAACATTTGAGATATTACTTTACTTGAATATTTACCTTGCAATTCTTTTGATACTTTATCTAAAATCCTAGGACTCTTAATAATTTCACCATAAGTTTTAACAAGATGAATATTTGATTGGACTTGTTGTGCCATCATTTCATTGTTGCTTTTCTTTTGATTCACTAAAATTTGAGTGGTTGTTGCATACTTTGGTTGTATTAAAAAAAAGCTAATGAATAGACCTAAAACTAGAAAGCATAAAGGTAAAATAATCAATAACTTAATATATTTTTTTAAAATGACCAACAAATTGACTAAGTCTAATTTCTTTTTTATGATGTCCTCCGCTATATGTATTTTGCACTATTTTATTGCACGTAATACATTATATAGCATGTTCATGTATTTTTGTATTGGAAATTCTTTAATTTATATAAATTTGTGCAAAAAAAGCACCTACTTAATGAATAAACATTAGTAGATGCTATAAATTAATATAAGCGAACATACTGCAAAAGATTTCCATTACTGAATTAGTATCACTCTAACTTCCAATTCTTTATTCACTTACAAATCAAGAGTTTAAATGCTGACGCTTTAATACCTTTATCTTTCTGATTTGATATTTTAATTTTTCAAACTGACAAGCTATTACAAATGTTGCTTTGTTGATTTTACCTGCTTTGTATAATGCATAAAAGACATAGAGTACGCCTTCATGCATTTTCTTTAGATTCGCAGTCAAACCACTATCTCCAAAATCTTCTTTAAATGAATAACACATTACTTTATTGATAAAGACGCCTTTTTTATGATCGCCTAATAATCTGCCCCACATCATTAAATCTTCTACATATCGCATTCCTGGTTCAAATTGATATTGTCCATCATTTTTCATGATTACAGAACGTACTGGAATTTTGTTTTTTAATAATATTGGTAATAATTTAATCGGTTGTGTAGTGAATGCAGCATCTTGATCTACTGCAGTTTGATCAAACTGTTCAGATTGATGCGCACTAAAATATGCATTTGTCTCTTCCATCACTTTCATTTGTACTTCTATTTTGTCCTTAGTCCATGCATCATCAGAATCTAAGAAAGCAAGATACTCACCAGTTGCAACTTCAATGCCTTTATTTCTTGAAGGACCGCAGCCAATGTTTTCTTTAAGCGAGACTACTTTCACCCCTTCAATTTGATTCAACGCTGCTAACTTTTTATCATCTTCAATTGTATTACTGCAATCATTGATAATAATGGTTTCTTTTACTTTCCTTGTTTGTGCTAACACTGACTCTACTGCTC is a window from the Staphylococcus sp. IVB6181 genome containing:
- a CDS encoding Wzz/FepE/Etk N-terminal domain-containing protein, giving the protein MHIAEDIIKKKLDLVNLLVILKKYIKLLIILPLCFLVLGLFISFFLIQPKYATTTQILVNQKKSNNEMMAQQVQSNIHLVKTYGEIIKSPRILDKVSKELQGKYSSKVISQMLTVNNQAESQIINITVTSKSEKDAVTVANEITNVFSRDASKIMNIDNVSVLSKAVDAKKVSPRPLVNGGICFCLGIISAFFIIVLKLLFDKRIKNENDVEEVLNLPVLGSITELSKKK
- a CDS encoding glycosyltransferase family 2 protein — encoded protein: MKKNQKSVSVIIPYFKAHDTIERAVESVLAQTRKVKETIIINDCSNTIEDDKKLAALNQIEGVKVVSLKENIGCGPSRNKGIEVATGEYLAFLDSDDAWTKDKIEVQMKVMEETNAYFSAHQSEQFDQTAVDQDAAFTTQPIKLLPILLKNKIPVRSVIMKNDGQYQFEPGMRYVEDLMMWGRLLGDHKKGVFINKVMCYSFKEDFGDSGLTANLKKMHEGVLYVFYALYKAGKINKATFVIACQFEKLKYQIRKIKVLKRQHLNS